A stretch of the Mycobacteriales bacterium genome encodes the following:
- a CDS encoding TetR/AcrR family transcriptional regulator encodes MTAARRPRARRGEGDLLRAEILDAAGRLLAERGDESAVSIRMIADAVGVTPPSIYLHFPDKDALIEAVCEERFAEFDLALERAAATVADPLEELRARGRAYVRFALENPEHYRVIFMTKHDRSMTLDELVGAEGEAAQRAGARAFAHVVGAVVRAREAGAIVTDDPLATAILLWSGFHGLVSLLISEPGFPWPPVESLVEALLDQQERGLLPRT; translated from the coding sequence GTGACCGCAGCGCGGCGTCCACGGGCCCGGCGCGGCGAGGGCGACCTGCTGCGCGCCGAGATCCTCGACGCGGCCGGCCGCCTGCTCGCGGAGCGCGGCGACGAGAGCGCCGTGTCGATCCGGATGATCGCCGACGCCGTCGGCGTCACGCCGCCGTCGATCTACCTGCACTTCCCCGACAAGGACGCGCTGATCGAGGCGGTCTGCGAGGAGCGGTTCGCGGAGTTCGACCTGGCGCTGGAACGCGCCGCCGCCACCGTGGCCGACCCGCTGGAGGAGCTGCGCGCGCGCGGCCGCGCGTACGTGCGGTTCGCGCTGGAGAACCCCGAGCACTACCGGGTCATCTTCATGACCAAGCACGACCGCTCGATGACGCTGGACGAGCTGGTCGGGGCCGAGGGGGAGGCGGCGCAGCGCGCCGGGGCGCGGGCGTTCGCGCACGTCGTCGGCGCCGTCGTCCGCGCCCGCGAGGCCGGCGCGATCGTCACCGACGACCCGCTGGCGACCGCGATCCTGCTCTGGTCCGGGTTCCACGGGCTGGTGTCGTTGCTGATCTCCGAGCCAGGGTTCCCGTGGCCGCCGGTGGAGTCGCTGGTCGAGGCGCTGCTCGACCAGCAGGAACGCGGCCTCCTGCCGCGGACGTAG
- a CDS encoding MMPL family transporter: MLVRISNLVVRRKLAILLVTLAALVVSGALGGGVAKRLSSGGFDDHGAESTKAEHALERFGGESNMLLLVRAKHGTVDSPDVAKAGRELTSRLNAETEVSFAASYWSLGSPPPLRSRTGDSALVLARITGDQDRVNKSAKELLPRYELSTETIEVRPGGLSAVYKDVNEIIEQDTKKADSVAIPVTLVLLILVFGSVVAALLPLAVGILAIVGTFLILRIVAGFTEVSIYSLSLTTAMGLGLAIDYSLFIVNRYREELRNGLSTDDAVRRSVVTAGRTVTFSALTVAASLGALLVFPLAFLRSFAYAGIAVVAMATVGAVVVLPALLAMLGPRVDKLVLWRHRPADVGEGMWHRIAVFVMRRPWPIALGVVALLLVLGAPFAGMKLGLPDDRVLPKDAPSRQVSDVLRRDYASREAAAANVVALRAGDPKTRTGEIVAYAKQLSALPGVARVDALTGSYAAGREVFPATPVSQRFYAPDATYLSVVPSIEPVSAQGEALVKALRTTPSPLGPVLVGGQSAQLVDSKASIGDNIPLAAALIALFTFVVLFLSFGSLLVPAKAVVLNLLSLTATFGAMVWIFQTGHLSGLLDFTATGSLTASMPILMFCIAFGLSMDYEVFLLSRIKEEHDAGADNATSVAVGLERTGRIVTAAAALIAIVFASFALTSGISFMILFGVGLTMAVVMDATLIRAALVPAFMKLAGEANWWAPRPLRRLYDRFGLPHDDARSARVAAGSPQDPAPPLEHV; this comes from the coding sequence ATGCTCGTCCGGATCAGCAACCTGGTCGTCCGCCGCAAGCTGGCGATCCTCCTCGTCACCCTCGCCGCGCTGGTCGTCTCCGGCGCGCTCGGCGGCGGCGTCGCCAAGCGGCTGTCGTCGGGCGGGTTCGACGACCACGGCGCCGAGTCGACCAAGGCCGAGCACGCGCTGGAACGCTTCGGCGGCGAGAGCAACATGCTGCTGCTGGTCCGCGCCAAGCACGGCACCGTCGACTCCCCGGACGTCGCCAAGGCGGGCCGCGAGCTGACCAGCCGGCTCAACGCCGAGACCGAGGTGTCGTTCGCCGCGTCGTACTGGTCGCTCGGCAGCCCGCCGCCGCTGCGCTCCCGCACCGGCGACTCCGCGCTCGTCCTCGCCCGCATCACCGGCGACCAGGACCGGGTGAACAAGTCGGCCAAGGAGCTGCTGCCCCGCTACGAGCTGTCCACCGAGACCATCGAGGTCCGTCCGGGCGGCCTGTCCGCCGTCTACAAGGACGTCAACGAGATCATCGAGCAGGACACCAAGAAGGCCGACAGCGTCGCGATCCCCGTCACGCTCGTCCTGCTCATCCTCGTCTTCGGCTCCGTGGTCGCGGCGCTGCTGCCGCTCGCCGTAGGCATCCTCGCGATCGTCGGGACGTTCCTGATCCTGCGCATCGTCGCGGGCTTCACCGAGGTCTCCATCTACTCGCTGTCGCTCACGACCGCGATGGGGCTCGGCCTGGCGATCGACTACAGCCTGTTCATCGTCAACCGCTACCGCGAGGAGCTCCGCAACGGCCTGTCCACCGACGACGCGGTCCGCCGCAGCGTCGTCACGGCCGGGCGCACGGTGACGTTCTCCGCGCTCACCGTCGCGGCGTCGCTGGGCGCGCTGCTGGTGTTCCCGCTCGCGTTCCTCCGGTCGTTCGCCTACGCCGGCATCGCCGTCGTCGCCATGGCGACCGTCGGCGCGGTCGTCGTGCTGCCGGCGCTGCTCGCGATGCTCGGCCCGCGCGTCGACAAGCTCGTCCTCTGGCGGCACAGGCCGGCCGACGTCGGCGAGGGGATGTGGCACCGGATCGCGGTGTTCGTCATGCGCCGCCCGTGGCCGATCGCGCTCGGTGTCGTGGCGCTGCTGCTCGTGCTCGGCGCGCCGTTCGCCGGCATGAAGCTCGGCCTGCCCGACGACCGGGTGCTGCCGAAGGACGCGCCGAGCCGCCAGGTCTCCGACGTCCTCCGTCGCGACTACGCCTCCCGCGAGGCCGCCGCCGCCAACGTCGTCGCGCTCCGCGCCGGCGACCCGAAGACCCGCACCGGCGAGATAGTTGCGTACGCTAAGCAACTTTCCGCGCTGCCCGGTGTCGCGCGCGTGGACGCGCTCACCGGCTCGTACGCCGCCGGCCGCGAGGTGTTCCCGGCAACGCCGGTCTCCCAGCGCTTCTACGCGCCGGACGCGACCTACCTCTCGGTCGTCCCGTCGATCGAGCCGGTCTCCGCGCAGGGCGAGGCGCTGGTCAAGGCGCTGCGCACGACGCCCTCGCCGCTCGGCCCGGTGCTCGTCGGCGGGCAGTCCGCGCAGCTCGTCGACAGCAAGGCGTCCATCGGCGACAACATCCCGCTCGCGGCCGCGCTCATCGCGCTGTTCACGTTCGTCGTGCTGTTCCTGTCGTTCGGCTCGCTGCTCGTGCCGGCGAAGGCGGTCGTGCTGAACCTGCTGTCGCTGACGGCGACGTTCGGCGCGATGGTGTGGATCTTCCAGACCGGGCACCTGTCCGGCCTGCTCGACTTCACCGCCACCGGCTCGCTCACGGCGAGCATGCCGATCCTCATGTTCTGCATCGCGTTCGGGCTGTCCATGGACTACGAGGTGTTCCTGCTGTCGCGGATCAAGGAGGAGCACGACGCCGGCGCCGACAACGCCACCTCGGTCGCCGTCGGCCTGGAACGCACCGGCCGCATCGTCACCGCCGCCGCCGCGCTCATCGCGATCGTGTTCGCGTCGTTCGCGCTCACGTCCGGCATCTCGTTCATGATCCTGTTCGGCGTCGGCCTCACCATGGCCGTCGTCATGGACGCGACGCTGATCCGGGCGGCGCTGGTGCCGGCGTTCATGAAGCTCGCCGGCGAGGCCAACTGGTGGGCGCCGCGGCCGCTGCGCCGCCTCTACGATCGGTTCGGACTACCCCACGACGACGCTCGCTCCGCTCGCGTCGCCGCGGGGTCCCCCCAAGACCCCGCCCCTCCCTTGGAGCACGTGTGA